Proteins from a single region of Palaemon carinicauda isolate YSFRI2023 chromosome 1, ASM3689809v2, whole genome shotgun sequence:
- the LOC137638716 gene encoding serine/threonine-protein kinase LMTK3-like translates to MASQNGSLRGPNAKGMAPQSDGQRKSNARGEALQNRGLRVPNAKSMALQNGGLRAPNAKSMAPQSGSQRKSKAAGDGLQNRSLRAPNAKSMAPENGGQRKPSARGEAFQNRGLRAPNVKSMALQNRG, encoded by the exons ATGGCATCTCAAAATGGAAGTCTAAGAGGACCTAATGccaaaggtatggcacctcaaagtgacggtcaaagaaaatccaatgctagaggtgaagcacttcaaaatagaggtctaagagtccctaatgccaaaagtatggcacttcaaaatggag GTCTAAGAGCACCTAATgccaaaagtatggcacctcaaagtggaagtcaaagaaaatccaaggctGCAGGTGATGGACTTCAAAATAGAAGTCTAAGAGCACCTAATGCCaaaagtatggcacctgaaaatggaggtcaaagaaaaccCAGTGCTAGAGGTGAAGCatttcaaaatagaggtctaagagcccCTAATGtcaaaagtatggcacttcaaaatagaggttaa